In the genome of Olsenella profusa DSM 13989, one region contains:
- the fdrA gene encoding DUF1116 domain-containing protein: protein MLSTVIKRNSYQDSINLMLLTNALNALPGVTKSQIMMGTDANKDILEGAGLLTDEAAAASPSDMVIVVDSEREETVGEVLAETERFLSDLSVRGDASQLAEVESWDEALGAMPDANLALFSTPGEYTAPEIGHALDLGLNVFSFTDNISLADEASLKRKAHEKGLMLMGPDCGTGIISSTPIAFTNVVRPGRIGIVGASGTGIQEVTCIIDRLGEGVTHAIGTGGRDLSGAVGAITVMDGISALEHDREVKVICVISKPPAREVRDRVVDLLERCTKPVVAIFLGERPEHHLGRVYLAHTLEETARIAVDLAEGRPVKRNYLEPLGFTCKDPLPEGRTVVGLYSGGTLANEAGMLVSEALDLGGVVKEDGYILHASGYDVIDLGDDVYTQGRPHPMIDPDVRIDHIRKYARSPRAGVILFDVMLGYGCHPDMAGALAPVIREELSVARKEGRELHFVGSVTGTEADPQDYQKSFAELRAVGVHMETSNARAVRYALELKGVHLIEADRTSVPYEPSCKDPVPEPSESVRELLDAKPRIINVGVESFNDSLRACGARSVQYSWKPMAGGDRHLIHLLQGLSEHEEEIDEANDVVIGRLRDSQPFLVDVVPAKGEIPELAGRVILHAGPPIEYTHMSDPMQGSCVGAVLFEGWADSEEDARRLLESGEVAFKPCHSAHAVGPMGGITTGGMAVLKVVNKVDGTVGFCTMNEGIGKVLRFGAYDQEVIDRLHWMADVLAPVLSAAICSVPGGLNINPMIAKAITMGDEFHQRNIAASLVFLKTVAPLITVLDWDQGEKQDVIQFLADTDQFFLNIMMAAGKSMVDYARKYEHGCVVTTMARNGESFGIRIAGMGDEWFCAPVNTPQGLYFTGYSAEDANPDIGDSAITETVGVGAMAMIAAPGVTRFVGAGGFEDAIRYSKEGERICIAHNPNWTIPTWDFKGTNLGIDIRKVVATGITPTINTGIANKRAGLGQIGAGTVLAPMGCFTKALEAYAAKHGIE from the coding sequence ATGCTGAGTACCGTCATCAAGAGGAACAGCTACCAGGACTCCATCAACCTGATGCTGCTCACCAATGCGCTCAATGCGCTGCCCGGTGTCACGAAGAGTCAGATCATGATGGGCACCGATGCCAACAAGGACATCCTCGAGGGTGCGGGCCTCCTGACCGACGAGGCGGCGGCAGCCTCACCCTCCGACATGGTCATCGTCGTCGACTCCGAGCGCGAGGAGACGGTGGGTGAGGTCCTGGCCGAGACCGAGCGCTTCCTCTCTGACCTTTCCGTGAGGGGGGATGCCTCCCAGCTCGCCGAGGTGGAGAGCTGGGACGAGGCCCTTGGGGCCATGCCCGACGCAAACCTCGCCCTCTTCTCCACGCCGGGCGAGTACACCGCGCCCGAGATCGGGCATGCCCTCGACCTCGGTCTCAACGTCTTCTCGTTCACGGACAACATCAGCCTCGCCGACGAGGCGAGCCTGAAGCGGAAGGCACATGAGAAGGGCCTCATGCTCATGGGTCCCGATTGCGGCACCGGCATCATCAGCTCGACTCCCATCGCCTTCACGAACGTGGTCAGGCCCGGCCGCATCGGCATCGTGGGCGCCTCCGGCACGGGCATCCAGGAGGTCACCTGCATCATCGACCGCCTGGGCGAAGGCGTGACCCATGCCATCGGCACGGGCGGGCGCGACCTTTCCGGCGCCGTGGGCGCCATCACCGTCATGGATGGCATCTCTGCCCTCGAGCATGATAGGGAGGTCAAGGTCATCTGCGTCATCTCCAAGCCACCCGCGCGGGAGGTCCGTGACAGGGTGGTTGACCTCCTTGAGCGCTGCACCAAGCCAGTCGTGGCCATATTTCTGGGTGAGAGGCCGGAGCACCATCTCGGCAGGGTCTATCTGGCCCACACCCTCGAGGAGACAGCCAGGATCGCGGTCGACCTCGCAGAGGGAAGGCCGGTCAAGAGGAACTACCTCGAGCCGCTCGGCTTTACGTGCAAGGACCCACTCCCCGAGGGCAGGACCGTGGTCGGCCTCTATTCGGGCGGCACCCTGGCGAATGAGGCAGGCATGCTCGTCTCCGAGGCGCTGGACCTCGGTGGCGTCGTGAAGGAGGACGGCTACATCCTCCATGCGAGTGGCTACGACGTGATCGACCTCGGCGACGACGTCTATACCCAGGGTCGTCCGCACCCCATGATCGACCCCGATGTCCGCATCGACCACATCCGGAAGTACGCCCGCAGTCCGCGTGCCGGCGTCATCCTCTTCGACGTGATGCTTGGCTATGGCTGCCATCCTGACATGGCGGGGGCCCTGGCTCCCGTGATTCGCGAAGAGCTCTCCGTCGCCCGCAAGGAAGGCCGCGAACTTCACTTCGTGGGCTCGGTCACCGGTACCGAGGCAGATCCGCAGGACTACCAGAAATCCTTTGCGGAACTCCGTGCCGTGGGTGTCCATATGGAGACCTCCAACGCCCGTGCCGTCCGCTATGCCCTGGAGCTCAAGGGCGTCCACCTCATCGAGGCGGACCGCACTTCCGTCCCCTATGAGCCGAGCTGCAAGGATCCAGTTCCCGAGCCCTCCGAGTCCGTACGCGAGCTTCTCGATGCCAAGCCTCGCATCATCAATGTGGGTGTCGAGTCCTTCAATGACTCCCTGCGTGCCTGCGGTGCGAGGTCCGTCCAGTACAGCTGGAAGCCTATGGCTGGCGGCGACAGGCACCTGATCCATCTCCTTCAGGGGCTCAGCGAACACGAGGAGGAGATCGACGAGGCAAACGACGTCGTGATTGGCCGCTTGCGTGACTCGCAGCCCTTCCTCGTGGATGTGGTGCCTGCCAAGGGCGAGATTCCCGAGCTTGCGGGCAGGGTCATCCTTCATGCGGGTCCCCCGATCGAGTACACCCACATGTCCGACCCCATGCAGGGTTCCTGCGTTGGCGCCGTCCTCTTCGAGGGCTGGGCAGACAGCGAGGAAGATGCCCGAAGGCTCCTCGAATCCGGGGAGGTTGCCTTCAAGCCCTGCCACTCCGCGCACGCCGTCGGTCCCATGGGTGGCATCACGACGGGTGGCATGGCGGTGCTCAAGGTCGTGAACAAGGTCGACGGCACCGTGGGCTTCTGCACCATGAACGAGGGAATCGGCAAGGTCCTGCGCTTTGGTGCCTACGACCAGGAGGTCATCGACCGTCTGCACTGGATGGCGGACGTCCTTGCCCCCGTGCTCTCGGCGGCGATCTGCTCGGTTCCAGGCGGCCTCAACATCAATCCTATGATCGCCAAGGCCATCACGATGGGAGACGAGTTTCACCAGCGCAACATCGCCGCGTCCCTTGTCTTCCTCAAGACTGTCGCACCGCTCATCACCGTGCTTGATTGGGACCAGGGAGAGAAGCAGGACGTCATCCAGTTCCTTGCCGACACCGACCAGTTCTTCCTGAACATCATGATGGCGGCGGGCAAGTCGATGGTGGACTACGCCCGCAAGTACGAGCATGGCTGCGTCGTCACGACGATGGCGAGAAACGGCGAGAGCTTTGGCATCAGGATTGCCGGCATGGGGGACGAGTGGTTCTGTGCGCCCGTCAACACGCCCCAGGGCCTCTACTTCACCGGCTACTCTGCCGAAGATGCGAATCCCGACATCGGCGACTCCGCCATCACTGAGACCGTCGGTGTGGGTGCGATGGCGATGATCGCCGCCCCGGGCGTCACCCGCTTCGTCGGTGCCGGTGGCTTCGAGGACGCCATCCGCTATTCCAAGGAGGGCGAGAGGATCTGCATCGCCCACAATCCCAATTGGACGATTCCTACCTGGGACTTCAAGGGCACGAACCTCGGCATCGACATCCGCAAGGTCGTGGCGACCGGCATCACGCCGACCATCAATACCGGCATTGCGAACAAGAGGGCCGGCCTTGGCCAGATCGGTGCCGGTACGGTCCTTGCCCCCATGGGCTGCTTCACCAAGGCGCTCGAGGCCTATGCGGCAAAGCATGGCATCGAGTAG
- a CDS encoding DUF2877 domain-containing protein has translation MGTQARISSSLVPLGGDSLAGVVVQAFAHGMDVQPDQGRLFYVGGHDRPLSCIGLQLPQGQTGLLLDRARIGDEVRITSRGLFLTRGSRPLLRLVWTELETVRLSLTSQLSPEGRRRVASAVAHADPPLSPGLAIDTSLLAALRGLAVGEAAREDAIFWLLGRGLGLTPSGDDILSGFGLGLRARGDEGDLAAFAGALQRMLLIRHTTPVSEAYLAAMLEGTCNEGFLELLEAAQEGRPLEGALAGARSYGHTSGDDMLLGLYAAFARRAPSPSLWGWGNSLWRHTVIGKNGGAHAYDAPRAHRDRPRRQCHPDG, from the coding sequence ATGGGGACACAGGCGCGAATCTCCTCCTCCCTTGTCCCCCTAGGGGGGGATTCGCTTGCCGGCGTGGTCGTGCAGGCCTTTGCCCATGGAATGGACGTCCAGCCCGATCAGGGTCGGCTCTTCTACGTCGGCGGGCATGACAGGCCCCTCTCCTGCATTGGCCTCCAGCTCCCCCAAGGACAGACCGGCCTGCTTCTTGACCGGGCCCGTATCGGTGATGAGGTGCGCATAACCTCGCGGGGACTCTTCCTGACACGTGGCAGCCGTCCGCTCCTGCGCCTTGTCTGGACGGAGCTGGAGACGGTCCGCCTCTCCCTCACGTCCCAACTCTCCCCGGAGGGGCGCAGGCGCGTGGCTTCGGCCGTCGCGCACGCTGATCCCCCACTTTCCCCAGGGCTCGCCATCGACACAAGCCTGCTTGCTGCCCTGCGGGGTCTGGCAGTGGGGGAGGCCGCCAGGGAGGATGCCATCTTCTGGCTTCTTGGCCGGGGGCTGGGCCTCACCCCCTCGGGAGATGACATCCTCTCCGGTTTTGGCCTGGGCCTTCGTGCCCGGGGGGACGAAGGGGACCTTGCCGCCTTTGCAGGTGCGCTCCAGCGCATGCTCCTCATCCGGCACACCACGCCCGTAAGCGAGGCCTACCTGGCGGCGATGCTCGAAGGTACCTGCAACGAGGGATTTCTCGAGCTTCTTGAGGCGGCACAGGAAGGGAGGCCGCTCGAGGGTGCCCTTGCGGGGGCCAGGTCCTACGGCCATACCTCGGGGGACGATATGCTTCTTGGTCTCTATGCCGCATTCGCACGTCGGGCCCCCTCCCCCTCCTTGTGGGGATGGGGCAACAGCCTCTGGCGTCACACCGTCATCGGCAAGAACGGAGGAGCCCATGCCTACGACGCACCCCGAGCGCATCGTGATCGCCCTCGGCGGCAATGCCATCCTGACGGATGA
- the arcC gene encoding carbamate kinase: MPTTHPERIVIALGGNAILTDDPSAEAQIRALQRTCAHIVPLVREGKEIVITHGNGPQVGNLLLQQETGSSARSPAMPLDTCVAMTQGSIGYWTVLALKTELKRAGLDHRVDVLMTTTSVAADDPAFRHPTKPIGPFLTEEDAKAQAAIDGCTYIEDAGRGWRKVVPSPQPLDVPGSACVPALVKRGDIVVCVGGGGIPVVETEDGFRGVEGVIDKDLTAEKLAEIVDADNLVICTGVDNVCIDFNRPTQRALGEVSVPELERYIDEGQFPQGSMLPKVEACIRFVESGAGRAATITSLGRLRDLSQGAGTRIVR, from the coding sequence ATGCCTACGACGCACCCCGAGCGCATCGTGATCGCCCTCGGCGGCAATGCCATCCTGACGGATGACCCCTCGGCAGAGGCGCAGATCAGGGCGCTTCAGAGGACCTGCGCCCACATCGTCCCCCTGGTTCGGGAGGGCAAGGAGATAGTCATCACACACGGCAATGGCCCCCAGGTGGGAAACCTGCTCCTGCAGCAGGAGACGGGCTCCTCTGCCAGGAGCCCCGCCATGCCGCTCGACACCTGTGTCGCAATGACGCAGGGATCGATCGGCTACTGGACCGTGCTGGCACTCAAGACCGAGCTCAAGCGGGCGGGCCTCGACCACAGGGTCGACGTGCTCATGACAACGACGTCGGTTGCGGCGGACGATCCGGCCTTCAGGCACCCGACCAAGCCGATAGGTCCCTTCCTCACCGAGGAGGACGCAAAGGCACAGGCGGCGATTGATGGCTGCACCTACATAGAGGACGCAGGCCGTGGCTGGCGTAAGGTCGTGCCCTCGCCCCAACCGCTCGACGTGCCCGGCTCCGCCTGCGTCCCGGCGCTTGTCAAGCGTGGCGACATCGTGGTCTGCGTCGGAGGCGGCGGCATCCCGGTCGTCGAGACCGAAGACGGCTTCCGCGGCGTCGAGGGTGTCATCGACAAGGATCTCACGGCAGAGAAGCTCGCTGAGATCGTGGATGCAGACAATCTCGTGATCTGCACGGGCGTGGACAATGTCTGCATCGACTTCAACAGGCCGACCCAGCGTGCCTTGGGCGAGGTCTCCGTTCCGGAGCTTGAGCGCTACATCGATGAGGGCCAGTTCCCACAGGGGAGCATGCTTCCCAAGGTCGAGGCCTGCATCCGCTTCGTCGAGTCCGGTGCGGGTCGCGCGGCCACGATCACCTCGCTCGGTCGCCTGCGTGACCTGAGTCAGGGCGCCGGCACCCGTATCGTACGATAG
- a CDS encoding MFS transporter, with protein sequence MSSSAKPAASSWKRLVIVLALGWVVIWISRMMFTPIYPVLSDFFGGVSNTQLGAISSLYFLGYVVMQIPSGILVDHFGMRQVIVPGFIVFMAGVAVMATATTLPVLYVGSIISGAGCGTFYGIAYTITNVFVPKDKKSLATAIVNSGTAIGSGVGLVSASLLVGTHIVSWQALVAFTGFLALIMALVFARALPGRICEIDAEEEELAEGEETGRVGGLRRLFRPQMVAAYIVYFSALYAYYLISTWLPNFLETERGFANSFTGIVSSLVFFASIPGALVLSRLADRIPQSKVALIVLLQAAAAITLFLMVQPFPRPLIVASIVLYGLLGKLTVEPIIISWLGDFAPKGSVTTTFGVFNFSGMSASVFAPAVTGSLTDSFGSSVYGYYLAIVIVVVFTASFLAIGRHGTGAVSTIRR encoded by the coding sequence ATGTCATCATCCGCAAAGCCTGCTGCCTCTAGCTGGAAGCGCCTTGTTATCGTCCTGGCGCTGGGTTGGGTCGTCATCTGGATATCCCGGATGATGTTCACGCCAATCTACCCGGTTCTGAGCGACTTCTTCGGCGGTGTCAGCAACACGCAGCTCGGTGCCATTTCGAGCCTCTATTTCTTGGGCTACGTGGTGATGCAGATACCCTCGGGCATCCTGGTCGACCATTTTGGCATGAGACAGGTCATCGTGCCCGGCTTCATCGTCTTCATGGCGGGCGTTGCCGTCATGGCGACAGCGACCACGCTCCCTGTGCTCTATGTAGGGTCCATCATCTCGGGTGCAGGTTGTGGCACCTTCTACGGCATTGCCTATACGATCACGAACGTCTTCGTCCCGAAGGACAAGAAGAGCCTTGCCACCGCAATCGTGAACAGTGGCACCGCTATCGGCTCAGGCGTAGGACTTGTCTCGGCGAGCCTCCTTGTGGGGACGCACATCGTCTCCTGGCAGGCGCTAGTCGCCTTCACGGGGTTCCTTGCCCTCATCATGGCCCTCGTCTTTGCACGGGCTCTGCCGGGGCGCATCTGCGAGATCGATGCGGAAGAGGAGGAACTCGCCGAAGGGGAGGAGACAGGACGCGTCGGGGGCCTGAGGAGACTCTTCCGTCCCCAGATGGTCGCCGCCTACATCGTCTACTTCTCGGCGCTCTATGCGTACTATCTGATCAGCACCTGGCTCCCGAACTTCCTCGAGACCGAGCGAGGCTTTGCCAACTCCTTCACGGGCATCGTGAGCTCGCTCGTCTTCTTTGCGAGCATACCGGGAGCACTCGTCCTCAGCCGGCTTGCCGATAGGATACCACAGAGTAAGGTCGCGCTCATCGTCCTTCTCCAGGCCGCTGCCGCCATCACCCTCTTCCTGATGGTGCAGCCCTTCCCGAGGCCCCTGATAGTCGCCTCCATCGTGCTCTATGGGCTTCTGGGTAAGCTCACGGTCGAGCCTATCATCATCAGCTGGCTCGGGGACTTCGCCCCGAAGGGTAGCGTCACGACGACCTTTGGCGTCTTCAATTTCTCCGGCATGAGCGCTTCGGTCTTTGCGCCGGCAGTGACCGGATCTCTGACCGACTCCTTCGGCTCGAGCGTCTATGGCTACTACCTCGCTATCGTTATCGTGGTCGTCTTCACGGCTTCCTTCCTGGCGATCGGCCGTCACGGTACGGGAGCGGTCTCTACGATCCGCCGATGA
- the allB gene encoding allantoinase AllB, giving the protein MTNDCVIRHGTVILEGGEVICDVAVKDGKISQIGQDLAGAETIDASGLVVSPGMVDGHAHITSMGGGYRDEWEGYETGTAACAKGGITTIVEMPLNQIPSTTDGSSLQAKYDSGKNQLRVDDASLGGLVPFNLGGGIQELDEGGVCGYKCFLATCGDRSIEGDFQNVDDYSLYEGMRQIAKTGKVLSIHCENAAVTDTLGERAVAAGAHTLKEFVESRPVLTEVEAVRRAIFFAKVTGCRINICHCTCFEAVEEVIRAREEGVDVTCETCPHYLYFTTDELDAIGATTKCTPPIRDKAEQEGLWRHLFDGGLSMVVSDHSPCTPDLKDKANPFDAWGGVSSIQTCMDVMFDEGVQKRGMSLERFAQVMAADAADRFGLTQKGRITVGKDADLCLIKPNSPHTLKAEDLEYRNKISPWIGRTIGCQVVRTILRGTTTYSLEGGVTSSHDGTFILV; this is encoded by the coding sequence ATGACTAATGATTGTGTTATCAGGCATGGTACGGTCATCCTCGAGGGCGGTGAGGTCATCTGCGACGTCGCCGTGAAGGATGGGAAGATCTCCCAGATTGGCCAAGACCTTGCGGGTGCCGAGACCATCGACGCCAGTGGGCTGGTCGTCTCGCCGGGCATGGTCGACGGGCACGCCCATATCACGAGCATGGGTGGTGGCTACCGCGATGAGTGGGAGGGCTATGAGACGGGCACGGCGGCCTGTGCCAAGGGAGGCATCACCACAATCGTCGAGATGCCGCTAAACCAGATCCCCTCCACGACCGACGGGTCATCGCTTCAGGCCAAGTATGACTCCGGCAAGAATCAACTCCGCGTGGACGACGCTTCGCTCGGAGGCTTGGTTCCCTTCAACCTCGGCGGTGGCATCCAAGAGCTTGATGAGGGCGGCGTCTGCGGATACAAGTGCTTCCTTGCCACCTGTGGCGACCGTAGCATCGAGGGTGACTTCCAGAATGTCGACGACTACTCCCTCTACGAGGGCATGCGGCAGATTGCGAAGACTGGCAAGGTGCTGAGCATACACTGCGAGAATGCTGCGGTCACCGATACCCTGGGGGAGAGGGCAGTCGCAGCAGGCGCCCACACGCTCAAGGAGTTCGTGGAATCCCGTCCAGTCCTCACTGAGGTGGAGGCGGTGCGCCGTGCCATCTTCTTTGCCAAGGTGACGGGATGCCGCATCAACATCTGCCACTGCACCTGCTTCGAGGCGGTCGAGGAGGTTATTCGTGCCCGCGAAGAGGGGGTCGATGTGACCTGCGAAACCTGCCCGCACTATCTCTACTTCACGACTGACGAGCTCGATGCGATCGGTGCCACGACCAAATGTACGCCACCGATTCGTGACAAGGCCGAGCAGGAGGGGCTTTGGAGGCACTTGTTCGATGGTGGACTCTCGATGGTCGTCTCCGACCACTCGCCTTGCACGCCTGACCTTAAGGACAAGGCGAACCCCTTCGATGCCTGGGGTGGTGTCTCGAGCATCCAGACCTGCATGGACGTCATGTTCGACGAGGGCGTCCAGAAGCGTGGCATGAGCCTCGAACGCTTTGCTCAAGTCATGGCGGCGGACGCGGCCGACCGCTTCGGGCTCACGCAAAAGGGGCGCATCACGGTGGGCAAGGATGCCGACCTTTGCCTCATCAAGCCGAACTCTCCCCATACCCTGAAGGCCGAGGACCTGGAGTATCGCAACAAGATCAGCCCTTGGATCGGTCGTACGATCGGCTGCCAGGTAGTTCGCACCATTCTACGCGGCACGACCACCTATAGCCTCGAGGGGGGCGTGACCTCCTCCCACGACGGAACATTCATCCTCGTGTAG
- the allD gene encoding ureidoglycolate dehydrogenase, producing the protein MLVAREELKRLMKGKFMVAGLHEGHADEMAEVLTWSSERGLHSHGEVRVEYYAERISKGGITIDPRWDWEQTGPCSGILDADNGCGYPFAILGLKKAMELAREHGLGVVGVKNISHSGALGYYTEMAAKSDLCCLTMCQSDPMVIPYGGAEPFYGTNPIAFGAPTADERFVNFDMATTVQAWGKILDAKSAGRPIPDDWAVDADGKPTTDPHKVNALRAIAGPKGYGLMMVVDILSGILLGMPSGKNVSSMYHDLSEGRNLGHLHIVIDPSRFCGLDEFKRHMSQTLDELAAVRPGPGFDKVYYPGERALIRKAKCDAVGGIEVVDDIYDYLISDKLYIHSWDHRNRFAE; encoded by the coding sequence ATGCTCGTTGCACGTGAGGAGCTCAAGCGGCTCATGAAGGGGAAGTTCATGGTGGCAGGCCTCCATGAGGGGCATGCTGACGAGATGGCAGAGGTGCTCACCTGGTCGAGCGAACGGGGTCTTCACAGCCACGGAGAGGTGCGTGTCGAGTACTACGCCGAGCGCATCTCCAAGGGTGGTATCACGATAGACCCAAGATGGGACTGGGAGCAGACGGGTCCCTGCTCGGGCATCCTCGATGCGGACAATGGCTGCGGCTATCCCTTTGCGATCCTAGGCCTCAAGAAGGCCATGGAGCTCGCACGGGAGCATGGCCTCGGCGTCGTGGGCGTGAAGAACATCTCCCACTCGGGAGCCTTGGGATACTACACCGAGATGGCAGCGAAGAGCGACCTCTGCTGTCTCACGATGTGTCAGTCCGACCCGATGGTCATTCCGTATGGTGGCGCGGAACCCTTCTATGGCACGAATCCGATCGCCTTCGGCGCTCCGACGGCAGACGAGCGCTTCGTGAACTTCGACATGGCGACGACGGTGCAGGCATGGGGGAAGATCCTCGATGCCAAGAGCGCCGGTCGCCCCATCCCCGATGACTGGGCCGTCGATGCGGATGGCAAGCCGACGACCGACCCCCACAAGGTCAATGCCCTGCGTGCCATTGCGGGTCCCAAGGGCTACGGCCTGATGATGGTCGTCGACATCCTCTCCGGCATCCTTCTGGGCATGCCCTCCGGCAAGAACGTCTCCTCGATGTACCACGACCTGTCTGAGGGCAGGAACCTGGGCCATCTCCACATCGTGATCGACCCGTCCCGCTTCTGCGGCCTGGACGAGTTCAAGCGCCATATGTCCCAGACTCTGGATGAGCTGGCTGCCGTGAGGCCGGGCCCGGGCTTCGACAAGGTCTACTATCCTGGCGAGCGGGCGCTCATCCGCAAGGCCAAGTGCGATGCAGTGGGTGGCATCGAGGTCGTGGACGACATCTATGACTACCTCATCTCCGACAAGCTCTACATCCACAGCTGGGACCACAGGAACCGTTTCGCCGAGTAG
- the allE gene encoding (S)-ureidoglycine aminohydrolase, producing the protein MSYINNVTGYRKDILETRSEVHKGAWALIEPDGIVKNVIPGFVDCDTTILGSPRLGASFVDYVVTVHAGGGCEAGFGTEGVEVFLYVFNGHMEIGNEERRETVTDGGYIFCPAGTRLTFKNVGDEDAFCFLYKRVYEPLEGHEAHTVLANINDVDWADYEGMTDVRCKDFLPSANDLGFDMNMHILSFKPGACHGYIETHYQEHGAYVYSGEGMYVLGDKWVPIKKGDYLYMDSYVPQACYAMGRGEEFAYIYSKDCNRDPEL; encoded by the coding sequence ATGAGCTACATCAATAACGTTACTGGCTACCGCAAGGATATTCTCGAGACCCGTTCCGAGGTGCACAAGGGCGCCTGGGCCCTCATCGAGCCTGACGGCATCGTCAAGAACGTGATCCCGGGCTTTGTGGACTGTGACACCACCATCCTCGGGTCCCCCCGTCTCGGGGCGTCGTTCGTCGACTACGTCGTGACCGTCCACGCCGGCGGTGGCTGTGAGGCCGGCTTTGGCACCGAGGGCGTCGAGGTGTTCCTCTATGTCTTCAACGGACATATGGAGATTGGCAACGAAGAGAGGCGAGAGACCGTCACCGATGGCGGTTACATCTTCTGCCCCGCCGGCACCAGGCTCACCTTCAAGAACGTTGGCGACGAGGACGCCTTCTGCTTTCTCTACAAGCGCGTCTACGAGCCGCTTGAGGGCCATGAGGCCCACACGGTCCTCGCGAACATCAACGATGTGGACTGGGCCGATTACGAGGGCATGACGGACGTCCGCTGCAAGGACTTCCTGCCCTCCGCAAATGACCTCGGCTTCGACATGAACATGCACATCCTCTCCTTCAAGCCGGGTGCCTGCCATGGCTACATCGAGACTCACTACCAGGAGCACGGCGCCTACGTCTACTCCGGCGAGGGCATGTACGTCCTAGGCGACAAGTGGGTGCCCATCAAGAAGGGCGACTACCTCTACATGGATTCCTATGTGCCCCAGGCCTGCTACGCCATGGGCCGTGGAGAGGAGTTCGCCTACATCTACTCCAAGGACTGCAACCGCGACCCTGAGCTCTGA
- the allW gene encoding allantoin permease yields the protein MTFEDQIITAAVVQKLEGRGYNDDILPKQTSERTMGARNFFTLWMGSVHNVPNYNAVAGFLFPVAGGLVLGLPPMGVMLAVALAGAIVTAFMVSNGVAGSKYGIPFAICLRSTYGNLGAKLPGFLRGCVAAIGWFAVQTYLGSKALYIILVRLFPAFADIAPGVDILGISVPGLVAFMVFWLANVAIGIGGGSVLNKFTAILSPLIYVLVIGMTVWAVGAAGGMEGILSYQVVTTGAVNPVFAYFVIFSSVLAVWAAPGASVSDFTRDATSTRAQAKGQAFGLVVGYVVFAICSVIIMVGGSIHDGVQYLDILELIGNWSSSPAVIFAMLCFLLSTISTNATGNVIPAALQLSALLPDRIDYRRGILIASLVSVAILPWKLMEGGGIATFLNTIGAVLGPVAGCMMANFYLVRRQRLDLNQLYMNPAADNTGNPYFGLKKSAYAATLMALILCLLGHFIPALSSLSNISWFVGFLSAAILYVLLERLERKV from the coding sequence ATGACATTCGAGGATCAGATCATCACGGCAGCTGTGGTGCAGAAGCTCGAGGGGCGGGGCTACAACGACGATATCCTGCCCAAGCAGACATCGGAGCGCACGATGGGTGCCAGGAACTTCTTCACGCTGTGGATGGGGTCGGTGCATAACGTTCCAAACTACAATGCGGTGGCCGGCTTCCTCTTCCCCGTGGCGGGTGGCCTCGTGCTCGGCCTGCCTCCGATGGGCGTGATGCTCGCAGTCGCCTTGGCCGGCGCCATAGTCACGGCATTCATGGTGTCCAATGGCGTGGCAGGGTCGAAGTATGGCATCCCCTTCGCGATTTGTCTGCGTTCGACCTATGGCAACCTGGGTGCCAAGCTGCCCGGGTTCCTGCGCGGCTGCGTTGCCGCCATCGGCTGGTTTGCCGTACAGACCTATCTGGGCTCCAAGGCGCTCTACATCATCCTCGTGAGGCTCTTCCCCGCCTTTGCCGATATTGCACCCGGTGTCGATATTCTGGGCATCAGTGTACCAGGGCTCGTTGCGTTCATGGTGTTCTGGCTTGCGAACGTCGCAATTGGCATCGGTGGGGGTAGCGTTCTCAATAAGTTCACCGCCATCTTGAGTCCCCTCATCTATGTACTCGTGATTGGCATGACCGTCTGGGCTGTCGGAGCCGCCGGTGGTATGGAAGGCATCCTTTCCTATCAGGTCGTGACCACAGGTGCCGTGAACCCCGTCTTTGCCTACTTCGTTATATTCAGCTCGGTATTGGCTGTCTGGGCAGCACCTGGAGCGAGTGTCTCGGACTTCACTCGTGATGCGACATCGACCAGGGCGCAGGCGAAGGGACAGGCGTTTGGCCTTGTCGTAGGCTATGTGGTCTTTGCCATCTGCTCTGTCATCATCATGGTTGGCGGTTCCATCCATGATGGCGTCCAGTATCTCGACATTCTTGAGCTCATCGGCAACTGGAGCTCGAGCCCGGCTGTCATCTTTGCAATGCTGTGCTTTCTGCTCTCCACCATCTCGACCAACGCAACGGGCAACGTCATTCCGGCTGCCTTGCAGCTCTCGGCCCTCCTTCCTGACAGGATTGACTACCGCAGGGGCATCCTCATCGCCAGTCTCGTGAGCGTCGCGATTCTGCCTTGGAAGCTCATGGAGGGCGGCGGCATTGCGACCTTCCTCAATACGATTGGTGCCGTGCTCGGCCCTGTGGCGGGCTGTATGATGGCAAACTTCTATCTTGTGAGAAGGCAGCGGCTCGATCTCAACCAACTCTATATGAATCCAGCTGCCGACAACACAGGCAACCCATACTTCGGCCTCAAGAAATCGGCCTATGCCGCGACGCTCATGGCTCTCATCCTCTGCCTTCTCGGTCATTTCATACCGGCGCTCTCGTCTCTCTCGAACATTTCCTGGTTCGTCGGCTTCCTCTCGGCAGCCATCCTCTATGTCCTGCTTGAGCGGCTGGAAAGAAAGGTTTGA